From a single Opisthocomus hoazin isolate bOpiHoa1 chromosome 6, bOpiHoa1.hap1, whole genome shotgun sequence genomic region:
- the CEP55 gene encoding centrosomal protein of 55 kDa → MNSKSAKDLIIGKWGLKSGSSRPKRDPEKGKREKAALGEPGREEEKEEEVVKGKSKASGPERNRLLEKILSLEKEKEEHNRLLGEKDKEIQNLKAKLRSKTKNSEVSSLQSQLEEKTKEAERREQLLRSLSEEMNRLKCNLSTVTAKCSELENRAGSLQASQVSTEETHTGSPTSLHEVENQLKDALEKNQQWLLYDQQREAYVRGLLRRIFELEQKSEIASHQESKEFNSEGQLQEEKQKYYDQLLLTAKSDLETERHTITQLKSELNEFKKKYEETQQEVMSLNALLQLQQVAEMKTLENENKMKGEKVQRLKQENESIKGQLREEKKKSEDLLCQVQLLRKSLRKQQEEHTRIALLEQQIQICTTDFENEKLDRQNLQHQLNKVLMELRKAREQITRLEPLKLQESGRMEPEEDLEAAFEEKLTTYDRSPPLKHSSLLDESFLECPRCKVQYPTSQHRELLAHIDFCTA, encoded by the exons ATGAATTCCAAGAGCGCTAAAGATCTCATTATTGGCAAGTGGGGCTTAAAGTCGGGTAGCTCCAGGCCTAAGCGTGATCCCGAAAAGGGCAAGCGGGAGAAGGCGGCTCTGGGAGAaccggggagggaggaggagaaggaggaggaggtcgtGAAAGGGAAGAGCAAAGCGTCCGGCCCGGAGAGGAACCGGCTGCTGGAG aaaatactttctcttgaaaaagaaaaagaagaacacaATCGTCTTCTTGGAGAGAAGGACAAAGAAATCCAAAACCTGAAAGCCAAGCTTAGATCCAAAACCAAGAATAGTGAAGTCTCCTCATTACAAAGTCAActagaggaaaaaacaaaggaagcagaaaggcgaGAACAGCTACTTCGTTCTCTATCAGAAGAAATGAACCGGTTAAAGTGTAATTTATCCACTGTTACTGCAAAGTGTTCTGAGCTTGAAAACAGAGCTGGTAGTCTTCAAGCATCCCAGGtaagcacagaagaaacaca CACTGGATCACCAACTAGTCTTCATGAAGTTGAAAACCAACTGAAAGAT GCTCTTGAGAAAAACCAGCAGTGGCTACTATATGACCAGCAACGTGAAGCGTATGTCAGGGGACTGCTTAGAAGGATCTTTGAACTTGAACAGaagtcagaaatagctagtcaCCAAGAATCTAAAGAATTCAATTCAGAAG GTCAactacaagaagaaaaacaaaaatactatGACCAGCTGTTACTAACTGCGAAGAGTGATCTTGAGACTGAAAGACACACTATAACCCAGCTGAAATCTGAACTTAACGAATTCAAAAAGAAGTACGAAGAAACACAACAAGAAGTAATGAGTTTAAATGCCTTATTGCAGTTGCAGCAGGTTGCTGAAATGAAGactttagaaaatgaaaataaaatgaaaggagaGAAGGTGCAGAGACTAAAACAAGAAAACGAAAGTATTAAAGGACagctcagagaagaaaagaagaagtcTGAAGACCTTTTATGTCAG GTGCAACTTCTTCGTAAATCGTTGCGCAAACAGCAGGAGGAACACACTAGGATAGCTTTGTTGGAACAACAG ATCCAGATATGCACCACAGACTTTGAGAATGAAAAGCTTGATCGCCAGAACTTGCAGCATCAGTTAAACAAAGTCCTTATGGAACTGCGCAAGGCCAGGGAGCAAATAACCCGTCTGGAACCTCTG AAACTCCAGGAATCTGGACGTATGGAACCGGAAGAAGATTTGGAAGCTGCGTTTGAAGAGAAGCTGACCACGTATGACAGAAGTCCTCCCCTGAAACATTCAAGCCTTCTTGATGAAAGTTTTCTCGAGTGTCCCAGATGTAAAGTGCAGTATCCAACAAGCCAGCATAGAGAACTGTTAGCACATATTGACTTCTGTACAGCTTGA